A window of Ovis canadensis isolate MfBH-ARS-UI-01 breed Bighorn chromosome X, ARS-UI_OviCan_v2, whole genome shotgun sequence contains these coding sequences:
- the IKBKG gene encoding NF-kappa-B essential modulator isoform X1, with product MVQPSGGPAGDQDMLGEESSLGKPAMLHMPSEQGTPETFQRCLEENQELRDAIRQSNQMLRERCEELQRFQGNQREEKAFLMQKFQEARDLVARLSLEKRELRQQREQALQEVERLKTCQQQMAEDKASVKAQVTSLLGELQESQSRLEAATKERQALESRARVASEQARQLESEREALQQRHSVQVDQLRLQNQNMEAALRMERQAASEEKRKLAQLQVAYHQLFQEYDSHIKSSMVSSERNRGLQLEDLKQQLQQAEEALVAKQEVIDKLKEEAEQHKIVMETVPVLKAQADIYKADFQAERQAREKLAEKKEFLQEQLEQLQREYSRLKTSCQESARIEDMRKRHVEVSQPPLTPAPAHHSFNLALPIQRRSPPDEPPNFCCPKCQYQAPDMDTLQIHVMECIE from the exons ATGGTGCAGCCGAGTGGTGGCCCGGCAGGGGACCAGGACATGCTAggtgaagagtcttctctggggAAGCCAGCCATGCTCCACATGCCTTCAGAGCAGGGCACCCCTGAGACCTTCCAGCGCTGTCTGGAGGAGAATCAAGAGCTCCGAG ACGCCATCCGCCAGAGCAATCAGATGCTGCGCGAGCGCTGTGAGGAGCTGCAGCGTTTCCAGGGCAACCAGAGGGAGGAGAAGGCCTTCCTCATGCAGAAGTTCCAGGAGGCCCGGGACTTGGTGGCGAGGCTGAGCCTAGAGAAGCGCGAACTGCGCCAGCAGAGGGAGCAGGCCCTACAGGAGGTGGAACGCCTGAAGACATGCCAGCAG caGATGGCTGAGGACAAGGCCTCAGTGAAAGCCCAGGTAACATCCTTGCTGGGGGAGCTGCAGGAGAGCCAGAGTCGCTTGGAGGCTGCCACTAAGGAGCGCCAGGCTTTGGAGAGCAG GGCCCGGGTAGCCAGTGAACAGGCCCGGCAGCTGGAGAGCGAGCGGGAGGCGCTGCAACAGCGGCATAGCGTGCAGGTGGACCAGCTTCGTCTGCAGAACCAGAACATGGAGGCTGCCCTGCGCATGGAACGCCAGGCTGCCTCGGAGGAGAA GCGGAAGCTGGCCCAGCTGCAGGTGGCTTATCACCAGCTCTTCCAAGAGTATGACAGCCACATCAAGAGCAGCATGGTGAGCAGTGAGCGGAACCGA GGACTGCAGCTGGAGGATCTCAAGCAGCAGCTCCAGCAGGCTGAGGAGGCCCTGGTGGCCAAACAGGAAGTGATCGACAAGCTGAAGGAGGAGGCGGAACAGCACAAGATTGTGATGGAGACTGTCCCAGTGCTAAAAGCCCAG GCGGATATCTACAAGGCAGACTTCCAGGCTGAGAGGCAGGCCCGGGAGAAGCTGGCTGAGAAGAAGGAATTCCTGCAAGAACAGCTGGAGCAGCTGCAGAGGGAATATAGCAGGTTGAAGACCAGCTGTCAGGAGTCAGCCAG gaTTGAAGACATGAGGAAGCGGCACGTTGAGGTCTCCCAGCCCCCCTTAACCCCTGCCCCAG CTCATCACTCCTTTAACCTGGCCCTGCCCATCCAGAGGAGAAGCCCCCCTGACGAGCCGCCCAACTTCTGCTGCCCCAAGTGTCAGTATCAGGCTCCTGACATGGACACCCTGCAGATACACGTCATGGAGTGCATCGAGTAG
- the IKBKG gene encoding NF-kappa-B essential modulator isoform X3, with the protein MVQPSGGPAGDQDMLGEESSLGKPAMLHMPSEQGTPETFQRCLEENQELRDAIRQSNQMLRERCEELQRFQGNQREEKAFLMQKFQEARDLVARLSLEKRELRQQREQALQEVERLKTCQQQMAEDKASVKAQVTSLLGELQESQSRLEAATKERQALESRARVASEQARQLESEREALQQRHSVQVDQLRLQNQNMEAALRMERQAASEEKRKLAQLQVAYHQLFQEYDSHIKSSMGLQLEDLKQQLQQAEEALVAKQEVIDKLKEEAEQHKIVMETVPVLKAQADIYKADFQAERQAREKLAEKKEFLQEQLEQLQREYSRLKTSCQESARIEDMRKRHVEVSQPPLTPAPAHHSFNLALPIQRRSPPDEPPNFCCPKCQYQAPDMDTLQIHVMECIE; encoded by the exons ATGGTGCAGCCGAGTGGTGGCCCGGCAGGGGACCAGGACATGCTAggtgaagagtcttctctggggAAGCCAGCCATGCTCCACATGCCTTCAGAGCAGGGCACCCCTGAGACCTTCCAGCGCTGTCTGGAGGAGAATCAAGAGCTCCGAG ACGCCATCCGCCAGAGCAATCAGATGCTGCGCGAGCGCTGTGAGGAGCTGCAGCGTTTCCAGGGCAACCAGAGGGAGGAGAAGGCCTTCCTCATGCAGAAGTTCCAGGAGGCCCGGGACTTGGTGGCGAGGCTGAGCCTAGAGAAGCGCGAACTGCGCCAGCAGAGGGAGCAGGCCCTACAGGAGGTGGAACGCCTGAAGACATGCCAGCAG caGATGGCTGAGGACAAGGCCTCAGTGAAAGCCCAGGTAACATCCTTGCTGGGGGAGCTGCAGGAGAGCCAGAGTCGCTTGGAGGCTGCCACTAAGGAGCGCCAGGCTTTGGAGAGCAG GGCCCGGGTAGCCAGTGAACAGGCCCGGCAGCTGGAGAGCGAGCGGGAGGCGCTGCAACAGCGGCATAGCGTGCAGGTGGACCAGCTTCGTCTGCAGAACCAGAACATGGAGGCTGCCCTGCGCATGGAACGCCAGGCTGCCTCGGAGGAGAA GCGGAAGCTGGCCCAGCTGCAGGTGGCTTATCACCAGCTCTTCCAAGAGTATGACAGCCACATCAAGAGCAGCATG GGACTGCAGCTGGAGGATCTCAAGCAGCAGCTCCAGCAGGCTGAGGAGGCCCTGGTGGCCAAACAGGAAGTGATCGACAAGCTGAAGGAGGAGGCGGAACAGCACAAGATTGTGATGGAGACTGTCCCAGTGCTAAAAGCCCAG GCGGATATCTACAAGGCAGACTTCCAGGCTGAGAGGCAGGCCCGGGAGAAGCTGGCTGAGAAGAAGGAATTCCTGCAAGAACAGCTGGAGCAGCTGCAGAGGGAATATAGCAGGTTGAAGACCAGCTGTCAGGAGTCAGCCAG gaTTGAAGACATGAGGAAGCGGCACGTTGAGGTCTCCCAGCCCCCCTTAACCCCTGCCCCAG CTCATCACTCCTTTAACCTGGCCCTGCCCATCCAGAGGAGAAGCCCCCCTGACGAGCCGCCCAACTTCTGCTGCCCCAAGTGTCAGTATCAGGCTCCTGACATGGACACCCTGCAGATACACGTCATGGAGTGCATCGAGTAG
- the IKBKG gene encoding NF-kappa-B essential modulator isoform X2, whose protein sequence is MVQPSGGPAGDQDMLGEESSLGKPAMLHMPSEQGTPETFQRCLEENQELRDAIRQSNQMLRERCEELQRFQGNQREEKAFLMQKFQEARDLVARLSLEKRELRQQREQALQEVERLKTCQQMAEDKASVKAQVTSLLGELQESQSRLEAATKERQALESRARVASEQARQLESEREALQQRHSVQVDQLRLQNQNMEAALRMERQAASEEKRKLAQLQVAYHQLFQEYDSHIKSSMVSSERNRGLQLEDLKQQLQQAEEALVAKQEVIDKLKEEAEQHKIVMETVPVLKAQADIYKADFQAERQAREKLAEKKEFLQEQLEQLQREYSRLKTSCQESARIEDMRKRHVEVSQPPLTPAPAHHSFNLALPIQRRSPPDEPPNFCCPKCQYQAPDMDTLQIHVMECIE, encoded by the exons ATGGTGCAGCCGAGTGGTGGCCCGGCAGGGGACCAGGACATGCTAggtgaagagtcttctctggggAAGCCAGCCATGCTCCACATGCCTTCAGAGCAGGGCACCCCTGAGACCTTCCAGCGCTGTCTGGAGGAGAATCAAGAGCTCCGAG ACGCCATCCGCCAGAGCAATCAGATGCTGCGCGAGCGCTGTGAGGAGCTGCAGCGTTTCCAGGGCAACCAGAGGGAGGAGAAGGCCTTCCTCATGCAGAAGTTCCAGGAGGCCCGGGACTTGGTGGCGAGGCTGAGCCTAGAGAAGCGCGAACTGCGCCAGCAGAGGGAGCAGGCCCTACAGGAGGTGGAACGCCTGAAGACATGCCAGCAG ATGGCTGAGGACAAGGCCTCAGTGAAAGCCCAGGTAACATCCTTGCTGGGGGAGCTGCAGGAGAGCCAGAGTCGCTTGGAGGCTGCCACTAAGGAGCGCCAGGCTTTGGAGAGCAG GGCCCGGGTAGCCAGTGAACAGGCCCGGCAGCTGGAGAGCGAGCGGGAGGCGCTGCAACAGCGGCATAGCGTGCAGGTGGACCAGCTTCGTCTGCAGAACCAGAACATGGAGGCTGCCCTGCGCATGGAACGCCAGGCTGCCTCGGAGGAGAA GCGGAAGCTGGCCCAGCTGCAGGTGGCTTATCACCAGCTCTTCCAAGAGTATGACAGCCACATCAAGAGCAGCATGGTGAGCAGTGAGCGGAACCGA GGACTGCAGCTGGAGGATCTCAAGCAGCAGCTCCAGCAGGCTGAGGAGGCCCTGGTGGCCAAACAGGAAGTGATCGACAAGCTGAAGGAGGAGGCGGAACAGCACAAGATTGTGATGGAGACTGTCCCAGTGCTAAAAGCCCAG GCGGATATCTACAAGGCAGACTTCCAGGCTGAGAGGCAGGCCCGGGAGAAGCTGGCTGAGAAGAAGGAATTCCTGCAAGAACAGCTGGAGCAGCTGCAGAGGGAATATAGCAGGTTGAAGACCAGCTGTCAGGAGTCAGCCAG gaTTGAAGACATGAGGAAGCGGCACGTTGAGGTCTCCCAGCCCCCCTTAACCCCTGCCCCAG CTCATCACTCCTTTAACCTGGCCCTGCCCATCCAGAGGAGAAGCCCCCCTGACGAGCCGCCCAACTTCTGCTGCCCCAAGTGTCAGTATCAGGCTCCTGACATGGACACCCTGCAGATACACGTCATGGAGTGCATCGAGTAG
- the IKBKG gene encoding NF-kappa-B essential modulator isoform X4 — MVQPSGGPAGDQDMLGEESSLGKPAMLHMPSEQGTPETFQRCLEENQELRDAIRQSNQMLRERCEELQRFQGNQREEKAFLMQKFQEARDLVARLSLEKRELRQQREQALQEVERLKTCQQMAEDKASVKAQVTSLLGELQESQSRLEAATKERQALESRARVASEQARQLESEREALQQRHSVQVDQLRLQNQNMEAALRMERQAASEEKRKLAQLQVAYHQLFQEYDSHIKSSMGLQLEDLKQQLQQAEEALVAKQEVIDKLKEEAEQHKIVMETVPVLKAQADIYKADFQAERQAREKLAEKKEFLQEQLEQLQREYSRLKTSCQESARIEDMRKRHVEVSQPPLTPAPAHHSFNLALPIQRRSPPDEPPNFCCPKCQYQAPDMDTLQIHVMECIE, encoded by the exons ATGGTGCAGCCGAGTGGTGGCCCGGCAGGGGACCAGGACATGCTAggtgaagagtcttctctggggAAGCCAGCCATGCTCCACATGCCTTCAGAGCAGGGCACCCCTGAGACCTTCCAGCGCTGTCTGGAGGAGAATCAAGAGCTCCGAG ACGCCATCCGCCAGAGCAATCAGATGCTGCGCGAGCGCTGTGAGGAGCTGCAGCGTTTCCAGGGCAACCAGAGGGAGGAGAAGGCCTTCCTCATGCAGAAGTTCCAGGAGGCCCGGGACTTGGTGGCGAGGCTGAGCCTAGAGAAGCGCGAACTGCGCCAGCAGAGGGAGCAGGCCCTACAGGAGGTGGAACGCCTGAAGACATGCCAGCAG ATGGCTGAGGACAAGGCCTCAGTGAAAGCCCAGGTAACATCCTTGCTGGGGGAGCTGCAGGAGAGCCAGAGTCGCTTGGAGGCTGCCACTAAGGAGCGCCAGGCTTTGGAGAGCAG GGCCCGGGTAGCCAGTGAACAGGCCCGGCAGCTGGAGAGCGAGCGGGAGGCGCTGCAACAGCGGCATAGCGTGCAGGTGGACCAGCTTCGTCTGCAGAACCAGAACATGGAGGCTGCCCTGCGCATGGAACGCCAGGCTGCCTCGGAGGAGAA GCGGAAGCTGGCCCAGCTGCAGGTGGCTTATCACCAGCTCTTCCAAGAGTATGACAGCCACATCAAGAGCAGCATG GGACTGCAGCTGGAGGATCTCAAGCAGCAGCTCCAGCAGGCTGAGGAGGCCCTGGTGGCCAAACAGGAAGTGATCGACAAGCTGAAGGAGGAGGCGGAACAGCACAAGATTGTGATGGAGACTGTCCCAGTGCTAAAAGCCCAG GCGGATATCTACAAGGCAGACTTCCAGGCTGAGAGGCAGGCCCGGGAGAAGCTGGCTGAGAAGAAGGAATTCCTGCAAGAACAGCTGGAGCAGCTGCAGAGGGAATATAGCAGGTTGAAGACCAGCTGTCAGGAGTCAGCCAG gaTTGAAGACATGAGGAAGCGGCACGTTGAGGTCTCCCAGCCCCCCTTAACCCCTGCCCCAG CTCATCACTCCTTTAACCTGGCCCTGCCCATCCAGAGGAGAAGCCCCCCTGACGAGCCGCCCAACTTCTGCTGCCCCAAGTGTCAGTATCAGGCTCCTGACATGGACACCCTGCAGATACACGTCATGGAGTGCATCGAGTAG